From the genome of Nicotiana tabacum cultivar K326 chromosome 2, ASM71507v2, whole genome shotgun sequence:
TATTTTTGTTCAATCCATTTTTCCTTTGAATTTCCCTTACAATAGAATGCGACAATGACGCTGAAGAGATCCATGTATGGCCTGTGATTCATTTTATTTCATATGTTATACTAGTGAATATTATGAAAAATTCCATGCaccttattttatttatttggttAAATAGGGTCAAATTTTAAGATGATATATTTCGTGTGTagtatataatattttatgtgatatatataaATTCATTtcaatatattttatatgtatatttaaATGTTTACCCTTGACGCTTGATATCTCACTTTTACCACATATCATTAAAGAACAACATTATTAATTTCTTGCGTTACTCCACTTCCGAAAGTGGCTTTTTCAGTATTCAAAAGGAGTACTGGATTCCAACCTGCTATGGCCATGAATTTTCCAATATGAATCTGAACGATACCATCTGCTTTTTGGACTAACTAAGTGGATATGCAAATGTCATTCAGTTAAGCTTATTTAATTCCAGAAATGAAGAAATATTAGAGAAAGTCGAAAGAAAATATGTTGGTGCAAGTGTTGGTCATGACAATACACGTGCTAATCCACTTTCGAGTATTCTGTTCACACTTGCTTCATCGCTACATATGGcttacattttatttttaattttcattgttTTGCAATGTTTACAAGAGTTAGACTACTACGCCtttactatataaaaaatatttacacaatcaaattacttataaaataattataaattagTTTCTATGATATTATAATCATTAACATAATCTGATAAACTAATTTGCTATCATCAATTCAACTACattaataatgtatatatatgtaaTGTTAGTTTAAAGAATTCCATTGCGCAATGTTAATATAAAGACATATTACATGCACGGGCAATGTAAAGATTTCTTACAAAATGGACTTCCCTTTCGTAGTAAGGTCCCGGGTTAATACCAGAAATTGAAAAGGACCAGTCAAACCAAGAATTACCAGAACATTTAAGTACTCTTATAAGACAAACAGTTGGCTATTTTATTAGGCCACGTCGTCTCAATTCAACGACTGCCGCTGATTTACTGTAGTGTTGCACAAGTAATTTTCACATTTTTCTTGATAAGAAATATATTCCCTTATCTTTACAGCACATATTTCCATATATTCCACGAGAATTTGTTCTCTGCCTAGCTATAGGCACCTCCTAATTATAGACTAATAGTATAAGGAGAATTGAAGTCTCAAATTCTCTGTCCAGCATTATTAAAAGAACAcaaatttcttttcattttcatccTTGAAGTTCAATGACCAGTTACAAACAGATTGAAGTTCAATTTGAAGAACCAAACCCACAGAAATGGTGTGTTCCACTAAAAGAAGATGTTTTTGTAACTTTCATGAACAAGGGGAATTCGACAACTCACAAGGCCTTGTGTGAAGGTTCGCTGTTTAGTCCACTACTGTTTGGAAAATTCTTTGATCCTTCAGATGCATTTCCACTGTGGGAATTTGACTCAGATGTGTTGTTGTCCAATGCCCGCAGCTCCAATCAGTGCACAGTTGACTGGTCTCAAACAGAGACAGATTATCTATTGAGAGCAGAAATACCAGGTCAGTGCTTCCAATAAATATTATTtactttcaatttcaacattcATAATGAGTTTGAgtttatgtat
Proteins encoded in this window:
- the LOC107777821 gene encoding 21.7 kDa class VI heat shock protein; amino-acid sequence: MTSYKQIEVQFEEPNPQKWCVPLKEDVFVTFMNKGNSTTHKALCEGSLFSPLLFGKFFDPSDAFPLWEFDSDVLLSNARSSNQCTVDWSQTETDYLLRAEIPGVGKGSIRVCVEDGKVLVVSGQLKEAGTTDWRAGNWWEYGCVRRIELPENAEWRKTEAFLSGDHKFLEVKIPKTPPIPNDDVP